A stretch of the Fusobacterium perfoetens genome encodes the following:
- the guaB gene encoding IMP dehydrogenase has protein sequence MNGKIVKEAITFDDVLLIPAESNVLPQDINLKTQLTKNITLNIPIISAAMDTVTEADLAIALARQGGLGFIHKNMTIEEQAKEVDKVKRNESGMIQNPITLTKDHTLGDADDLMGQYKISGLPVVEEDGKLIGIITNRDLKYRKDYDTLVADVMTKENLITAPVGTTLDQAKEILLSNRIEKLPIVDDNGYLKGLITIKDIDKIVEYPNACKDEHGRLRVGAAVGIGNDTIERVTALVNAGVDVITMDSAHGHSAGVIRRVREIREAFPNLELIAGNIVTAEAALALIDAGVNAVKVGIGPGSICTTRVVAGVGVPQLTAVNDVYQVCKERGIGVIADGGIKLSGDIVKALASGADCVMLGGILAGTKEAPGEEIIYEGRRYKVYVGMGSLAAMKRGSKDRYFQNDAKKLVPEGIEGRIAYRGDLKDVIFQLCGGIRAGMGYCGTPTVRELQERGRFVKITGAGLRESHPHDIQITKEAPNYSSK, from the coding sequence ATGAATGGAAAAATAGTAAAAGAAGCAATAACATTTGATGACGTATTATTAATACCTGCAGAATCTAATGTATTACCTCAAGATATTAATCTAAAAACTCAACTTACAAAAAATATCACTTTAAACATTCCTATTATTAGTGCTGCTATGGATACTGTTACAGAAGCTGATTTAGCAATAGCTCTTGCTAGACAAGGTGGACTTGGATTTATCCACAAAAATATGACTATCGAAGAACAAGCTAAAGAAGTAGACAAAGTAAAAAGAAATGAAAGTGGAATGATTCAAAACCCTATCACATTAACTAAAGATCATACTTTAGGAGATGCTGATGATTTAATGGGACAATATAAAATATCTGGATTACCAGTTGTTGAAGAAGATGGAAAATTAATCGGTATCATCACAAACAGAGACTTAAAATATAGAAAAGACTACGACACATTAGTTGCAGATGTTATGACAAAAGAAAACTTAATAACTGCACCAGTTGGAACAACTTTAGATCAAGCTAAAGAAATATTACTTTCTAACAGAATAGAAAAACTTCCAATAGTTGATGACAACGGATACTTAAAAGGATTAATCACAATAAAAGATATAGACAAAATAGTTGAATATCCAAATGCTTGTAAAGATGAACACGGAAGATTAAGAGTTGGAGCTGCTGTTGGAATCGGAAACGATACAATAGAAAGAGTTACAGCTTTAGTTAATGCAGGTGTTGACGTAATTACTATGGACTCAGCTCACGGACATTCAGCTGGAGTTATAAGAAGAGTAAGAGAAATCAGAGAAGCTTTCCCTAACTTAGAATTAATAGCTGGAAATATAGTTACAGCTGAAGCAGCTCTTGCTTTAATAGATGCAGGAGTTAACGCAGTAAAAGTTGGAATCGGACCTGGATCTATCTGTACAACAAGAGTTGTTGCAGGAGTTGGAGTACCTCAACTTACTGCAGTAAACGACGTTTACCAAGTATGTAAAGAAAGAGGAATCGGAGTTATAGCTGACGGAGGAATTAAACTTTCTGGAGATATCGTTAAAGCTTTAGCATCTGGTGCTGACTGTGTAATGCTTGGAGGAATCTTAGCGGGAACTAAAGAAGCGCCTGGAGAAGAAATAATATATGAAGGAAGAAGATATAAAGTTTACGTTGGAATGGGATCTCTTGCAGCAATGAAGAGAGGATCTAAAGATAGATACTTCCAAAACGATGCTAAAAAATTAGTTCCTGAAGGAATTGAAGGAAGAATCGCTTATAGAGGAGACTTAAAAGACGTTATATTCCAATTATGTGGAGGAATCAGAGCAGGAATGGGATATTGTGGAACTCCAACAGTAAGAGAACTTCAAGAAAGAGGAAGATTTGTTAAAATAACTGGAGCAGGATTAAGAGAAAGTCACCCTCACGATATCCAAATTACTAAAGAAGCTCCTAACTATTCTTCTAAATAA
- the purM gene encoding phosphoribosylformylglycinamidine cyclo-ligase yields the protein MSKEYMENNMSSQKYMESGVNLEAGYESVRRIKSHVARTKVKGVIDSIGAFGGMFDLSALGYKEPVLISGTDGVGTKLMLAFKMDKHDTIGQDVVAMCVNDVLVQGAMPIFFLDYVAVGKNFPEQIEQIVKGVADGCELSECGLIGGETAEMPDMYEVGDYDLAGFCVGVVEKSKLITGEKVKKGNKVIGLPSTGVHSNGFSLVRKIVMKDNNLDLNGYRDVFDGKSLGEALLTPTRIYVKTIKRLLEQVEVNGMCHITGGGFYENVPRIIPQGLCAKLDTKAIDTPKIFNFLQEVGQVPKEEMYNVFNMGIGFMIIVDEDKADKTMEVLKSLGEKPVLLGEVVEGEEGVDLVW from the coding sequence ATGAGCAAAGAATATATGGAAAACAATATGAGTAGCCAAAAATATATGGAATCAGGAGTAAACTTAGAAGCTGGTTATGAATCAGTTAGAAGAATAAAATCTCACGTTGCTAGAACAAAAGTTAAAGGTGTAATTGATAGTATTGGAGCTTTTGGAGGAATGTTTGATTTATCAGCTTTAGGATATAAAGAACCAGTTTTAATCAGTGGAACTGATGGTGTTGGAACAAAATTAATGCTTGCATTCAAAATGGATAAACACGATACAATAGGACAAGACGTTGTAGCTATGTGTGTAAACGACGTTTTAGTACAAGGAGCTATGCCAATATTCTTCCTTGATTATGTAGCTGTTGGTAAAAACTTCCCAGAACAAATAGAACAAATCGTTAAAGGTGTTGCAGATGGTTGTGAACTTTCTGAATGTGGATTAATCGGTGGAGAAACTGCTGAAATGCCAGATATGTACGAAGTTGGAGACTATGATTTAGCTGGATTCTGTGTGGGAGTTGTAGAAAAATCTAAATTAATAACTGGAGAAAAAGTTAAAAAAGGAAATAAAGTAATAGGACTTCCTTCAACTGGAGTTCACTCAAATGGATTCTCTCTTGTTAGAAAAATAGTTATGAAAGATAATAACTTAGATTTAAACGGATATAGAGATGTATTTGATGGAAAATCTTTAGGAGAAGCTTTACTTACTCCAACAAGAATCTATGTAAAAACAATAAAAAGATTATTAGAACAAGTTGAAGTTAATGGAATGTGCCATATAACTGGTGGAGGATTCTACGAAAACGTACCAAGAATCATACCTCAAGGACTTTGTGCAAAACTTGATACTAAAGCAATAGACACTCCAAAAATCTTCAATTTCTTACAAGAAGTTGGACAAGTACCAAAAGAAGAAATGTACAATGTATTCAATATGGGAATTGGATTTATGATAATTGTTGACGAAGATAAAGCTGACAAAACTATGGAAGTTTTAAAATCTTTAGGAGAAAAACCAGTTCTTTTAGGAGAAGTTGTAGAAGGAGAAGAGGGAGTAGACTTAGTATGGTAA
- the purN gene encoding phosphoribosylglycinamide formyltransferase has protein sequence MVRVAVFASGNGGNFQSIVETSRTYEEKNYEVELLIVDKASAYAIERAKKLGVPHYVVLPKSFSSKKEYEEKIIEILKENKIDLVALAGYMRIISPVLLNEYKDKIINIHPAYLPNFPGKDGIGDAFRAGAKETGVTIHYVDEGVDSGKIIYQEKLVIEKDWDLEKLEEEIHKIEHRIYPETLRNLCKNF, from the coding sequence ATGGTAAGAGTAGCCGTATTTGCATCTGGAAATGGAGGAAATTTTCAAAGCATAGTTGAAACAAGTAGAACTTACGAAGAAAAAAATTATGAAGTAGAGCTTTTAATAGTTGATAAAGCATCTGCTTATGCAATAGAAAGAGCAAAAAAATTAGGAGTGCCACATTACGTGGTACTTCCTAAAAGCTTTTCTTCAAAAAAAGAATATGAAGAAAAAATTATAGAAATTTTAAAAGAAAATAAAATAGATTTAGTGGCTCTTGCAGGATATATGAGAATTATTTCTCCTGTACTTTTAAATGAATATAAAGATAAAATAATAAATATCCACCCAGCATACTTACCTAATTTCCCAGGAAAAGATGGTATAGGAGATGCTTTTAGAGCTGGAGCAAAAGAAACAGGAGTTACAATCCACTATGTAGATGAAGGTGTTGATAGTGGAAAAATAATCTATCAAGAAAAATTAGTAATTGAAAAAGATTGGGATTTAGAAAAATTAGAAGAAGAAATCCATAAGATAGAACATAGAATCTATCCAGAAACTTTAAGAAATTTATGTAAGAATTTTTAG
- the purH gene encoding bifunctional phosphoribosylaminoimidazolecarboxamide formyltransferase/IMP cyclohydrolase, translating into MKRALISVSDKTGIVEFAKELSSLGYEIISTGGTKKSLDEAGIKTIGISDVTKFPEMMDGRVKTLHPNVHGGLLCVRDNPQHMKDLVDNHIELIDMVVVNLYPFKETLKKGGTHEELIENIDIGGPSMLRSAAKNHKFVTVCVDPADYQRVLDEVRANGDTTLEFRCELAAKVFRTTAAYDALIANYLTSKLGIEYPEKLTLTYEKVQDLRYGENPHQTAAFYATPMTGYSLASAKQLHGKELSYNNIQDANGAIEILREFLNSGKKAVVAVKHTNPCGVGIGDTLKEAWDRAYSADPISIFGGIVATNEVIDIEVAKELHKLFLEIVIAPGFTDEALEILMAKKNIRLMTLDIDQEIYNKKKVVGVNDGILLQDVDFGEVKPEDLVCVTETKPTEEDIQELLFGWKVVKNVKSNAIVVSKNNQTLGVGAGQMNRVGAAKIALEQAGEKSRGAYLSSDAFFPMPDTVQLAIEYGIKAIIQPGGSIKDQLSIDECNKHGIAMVFTKMRHFKH; encoded by the coding sequence ATGAAAAGAGCTTTAATAAGCGTTTCAGATAAAACAGGAATAGTAGAATTTGCAAAAGAATTATCTTCTTTAGGGTATGAAATAATATCAACAGGTGGAACTAAAAAATCTTTAGATGAAGCTGGAATAAAAACAATAGGAATTTCTGATGTAACAAAATTCCCTGAAATGATGGACGGAAGAGTAAAAACTCTTCACCCAAATGTACACGGAGGTCTTCTTTGTGTAAGAGATAATCCTCAACATATGAAAGATTTAGTAGACAACCATATTGAACTTATAGATATGGTAGTTGTAAATCTATATCCATTCAAAGAAACTTTAAAAAAAGGTGGAACTCACGAAGAACTAATTGAAAATATAGATATCGGTGGACCAAGTATGTTAAGATCTGCTGCTAAAAACCATAAATTTGTAACTGTTTGTGTTGATCCAGCTGATTATCAAAGAGTTTTAGATGAAGTAAGAGCTAACGGAGATACTACTTTAGAATTTAGATGTGAATTAGCTGCAAAAGTATTTAGAACAACAGCTGCTTATGACGCATTAATCGCTAACTACTTAACTTCTAAACTTGGAATAGAATATCCTGAAAAATTAACTTTAACTTATGAAAAAGTTCAAGATTTAAGATATGGAGAAAATCCTCACCAAACAGCAGCATTCTATGCTACTCCAATGACTGGATACTCTCTTGCAAGTGCAAAACAACTTCACGGAAAAGAATTATCATATAACAACATTCAAGATGCTAACGGAGCAATAGAAATCTTAAGAGAGTTCTTAAACTCTGGTAAAAAAGCTGTAGTTGCTGTAAAACATACTAACCCTTGTGGAGTAGGAATTGGAGATACATTAAAAGAAGCTTGGGATAGAGCTTACTCTGCTGACCCAATTTCAATATTTGGTGGAATAGTTGCTACTAATGAAGTTATAGATATAGAAGTTGCAAAAGAATTACATAAATTATTCTTAGAAATAGTAATTGCCCCAGGATTTACTGATGAAGCATTAGAAATATTAATGGCTAAGAAAAATATAAGACTTATGACTTTAGATATTGATCAAGAAATCTACAATAAGAAAAAAGTTGTAGGAGTAAATGATGGAATACTTTTACAAGATGTAGACTTTGGAGAAGTTAAACCTGAAGACTTAGTATGTGTAACAGAAACTAAACCAACTGAAGAAGATATCCAAGAATTATTATTCGGATGGAAAGTTGTTAAAAATGTTAAATCAAATGCAATCGTTGTAAGTAAAAATAACCAAACTTTAGGTGTTGGAGCTGGACAAATGAACAGAGTAGGAGCTGCTAAAATAGCTCTTGAACAAGCTGGAGAAAAATCAAGAGGAGCTTATTTATCTTCTGATGCATTCTTCCCAATGCCAGATACAGTTCAATTAGCAATAGAATATGGAATCAAAGCTATAATCCAACCAGGTGGATCTATAAAAGATCAACTTTCAATAGATGAATGTAACAAACATGGAATAGCAATGGTATTCACAAAAATGAGACATTTCAAACACTAA
- the purD gene encoding phosphoribosylamine--glycine ligase: MKVLVIGKGGREHALAWKINQSPLVDKVYVAPGNPGIEEFGVNVNIKDSDIEGLVEFALKEKIDLTVVGPETTLALGAADAFEAKGLKIFGPKKAVARLESSKDFAKQIMEKYNVPTGAYKTFDNKEEALAYVNQKGAPIVIKEDGLKAGKGVTVAMKIEEAYEALDIAFDIPGNRVVIEDYLDGFEFSLIALAHNDKVIPLEVGQDHKRVFDGDLGPNTGGMGVYSPVKRVTKDIIDASVNEIIRPTLKGLVQEGLPFTGFIFAGIMDTKDGVKTIEFNARFGDPEAESILPRMESDLVQLILDIMDEKETPVKWSEKTTCGVVMASEGYPASSTVGAEIVIPEGIESQIFHMGTKLEDGKLLTNGGRVLIVVGEGNTLQEAKEKAYADIEKIKCDKLFYRKDIGAKDLID, translated from the coding sequence ATGAAAGTATTAGTTATAGGAAAAGGTGGAAGAGAGCACGCATTAGCTTGGAAAATTAATCAAAGTCCACTAGTAGACAAAGTATACGTAGCTCCTGGAAATCCTGGAATAGAAGAGTTTGGAGTTAATGTAAATATAAAAGATAGCGATATTGAGGGATTAGTTGAATTCGCTTTAAAAGAAAAAATAGATTTAACAGTAGTTGGACCTGAAACAACTTTAGCTCTTGGAGCTGCTGATGCTTTTGAAGCAAAAGGTTTAAAAATATTTGGACCAAAAAAAGCTGTTGCAAGACTTGAAAGTAGTAAAGATTTTGCAAAACAAATAATGGAAAAATATAACGTTCCAACAGGAGCTTACAAAACTTTTGATAACAAAGAGGAAGCTTTAGCTTATGTTAATCAAAAAGGAGCTCCAATCGTTATAAAAGAAGATGGATTAAAAGCTGGTAAAGGTGTAACAGTGGCTATGAAAATAGAGGAAGCTTATGAAGCTTTAGATATAGCTTTTGATATACCAGGAAATAGAGTTGTAATAGAAGATTATCTTGATGGATTTGAATTTTCTCTTATAGCTTTAGCTCACAATGATAAAGTTATTCCATTAGAAGTTGGACAAGATCACAAAAGAGTATTTGATGGGGATTTAGGACCTAATACTGGTGGAATGGGAGTTTATTCTCCAGTAAAAAGAGTAACAAAAGATATAATTGATGCAAGTGTTAATGAAATAATAAGACCTACATTAAAAGGATTAGTTCAAGAGGGATTACCTTTCACAGGATTTATTTTTGCAGGAATTATGGATACTAAAGATGGAGTTAAAACTATTGAGTTTAACGCAAGATTCGGAGATCCAGAAGCTGAATCAATTTTACCTAGAATGGAAAGTGATTTAGTACAACTTATCCTTGATATAATGGATGAAAAAGAAACTCCTGTAAAATGGTCTGAAAAAACGACTTGTGGTGTTGTAATGGCATCAGAAGGATATCCAGCTAGTTCAACTGTTGGAGCAGAAATAGTTATTCCAGAAGGAATAGAATCACAAATCTTCCATATGGGAACTAAATTAGAAGATGGAAAACTTTTAACAAATGGTGGAAGAGTTTTAATAGTTGTTGGAGAAGGAAATACTCTTCAAGAAGCTAAAGAAAAAGCTTATGCTGATATTGAAAAAATAAAATGTGATAAATTATTCTATAGAAAAGATATTGGTGCCAAAGATTTAATTGATTAA